Proteins encoded together in one Impatiens glandulifera chromosome 1, dImpGla2.1, whole genome shotgun sequence window:
- the LOC124921717 gene encoding uncharacterized protein LOC124921717: MRNFDIQSDSWSRSDFAEENHVLEVKSSDETDDDRCADYLEKMDIKSIGALSPEALNYIQNLESELSLSKKELDEKKQENAQIESCMRENNNDLLEYLRSLESDMVTELSQPSSSEVEDIIRKLVQNILRQFYKEASLRNAAETEELHNSITASSRDYLAKLLFWSAHFFWEI, from the exons ATGAGGAATTTTGATATACAGTCAGACAGTTGGAGTAGATCGGATTTTGCAGAGGAGAATCATGTTCTGGAAGTGAAGAGTAGTGATGAGACAGACGATGATCGGTGTGCAGATTATTTGGAGAAGATGGATATCAAAAGCATTGGGGCTTTGTCTCCTGAAGCTCTGAACTATATTCAGAACCTAGAATCCGAACTATCTTTGTCTAAGAAG GAACTGGATGAGAAGAAGCAGGAAAATGCACAAATAGAAAGTTGTATGAGAGAAAATAACAATGACCTATTAGAGTATTTGAGGTCCTTGGAATCTGATATG GTAACTGAACTATCACAGCCATCTTCATCAGAAGTTGAGGATATTATTCGAAAActtgttcaaaatattttacGCCAATTCTATAAAGAAGCTTCATTAAGGAATGCGGCCGAGACTGAAGAGCTACACAACAGTATAACCGCTTCTTCACGTGATTACCTAGCAAAGCTTCTATTCTGGTCAGCCCATTTTTTCTGGGAAATTTGA
- the LOC124921105 gene encoding SAGA-associated factor 29 homolog A-like, which translates to MSSVPDVAGIVDNSKELDRLRKDQEEVLISINKLHKKLQSTPEMVEKPGDNTLANLRVLYTRAKELSESEATISGQLISQLETLIPSGQPGQQRRRIEGTEPKKKRMKTDMDMPRHSQSIRNQLDALASLKGEQVAARVTQENAEKDEWFVVKVIHFDRETKEFEVLDEEPGDDEESGGQRKYKLPMSRIIPFPKRNDQPGAQEFPPGKQVLAVYPSTTALYKATVVQLLKRKNDDAGYVLEFDDDEEEDGSLPQRVVPFHRVVDLPEGHRQ; encoded by the exons ATGTCTTCAGTACCTGATGTTGCTGGAATTGTGGATAACTCCAAGGAACTCGATCGGCTACGGAAAGATCAGGAAGAGGTTCTCATTTCCATAAATAAATTGCACAAGAAACTTCAATCCA CACCTGAGATGGTTGAGAAGCCTGGGGATAACACCTTGGCAAATCTTAGGGTTTTGTACACTCGAGCTAAAGAGCTTTCTGAAAGTGAAGCAAC AATATCAGGTCAGTTGATAAGTCAACTGGAAACACTAATCCCATCTGGACAACCTGGGCAGCAACGAAGAAGAATAG AAGGTACTGAGCCgaaaaagaagagaatgaaGACCGACATGGATATGCCCAGACATTCTCAATCTATTCGAAATCAGCTGGATGCACTTGCTAGTTTGAAGGGCGAACAA GTAGCAGCTAGAGTAACACAAGAAAATGCAGAGAAAGATGAGTGGTTTGTCGTTAAAGTGATTCATTTTGACCGGGAAACAAAAGA ATTTGAAGTACTTGATGAGGAGCCTGGTGATGATGAAGAGAGTGGTGGGCAGAG GAAGTACAAGTTGCCAATGTCTCGCATTATACCGTTCCCAAAGAGAAATGATCAACCAGGTGCTCAAGAATTCCCTCCTGGCAAACAAGTTTTGGCCGTGTATCCTAGTACAACTGCACTGTATAAAGCAACTGTAGTCCAACTCCTTAAG AGAAAAAACGATga TGCCGGTTATGTCTTGGAATTTGATGATGACGAGGAGGAAGATGGGTCTTTGCCTCAGAGGGTTGTGCCTTTCCATAGGGTGGTCGACCTACCTGAGGGACATCGCCagtga